Proteins co-encoded in one Quercus robur chromosome 8, dhQueRobu3.1, whole genome shotgun sequence genomic window:
- the LOC126696459 gene encoding uncharacterized protein LOC126696459, which translates to MSLLVWNCRGLGNLRTGKELEVLIRAKDPSVVFLAETWADEARLKEVQRNIKFDNLFYVERNHRGGGGLALYWKNSTDVHVDSFSKYHIDSIINKGNDEAWRFTGFYGEPATHMRIEAWNKLRLLNTKHNLPWLCAGDFNEITRHSEKLGGNNRSQAQMQLFRDVIDECGFLDLGYVGDQFTWRKHFADGHSLWERLDRGLANHDWFMKFSGSKVHHLHSDSSDHLPLWITLDGLDIPTFSKPFRFEEMWLSDRGCSEIVEAVWLSREDGDVQDHVIRKIDKCGKELRDWNRNCFGNVRVVLSRKRKELKDAEKIAMRSGNNQQVRESKKEIAELVDKENRLWFQRSKVLWAKFGDRNSKFFHSQASQRKRKNLIRKLKDSNGHVFEENEGIAECLVQYYQNLLSSENQQICDSATDSIQTVITEEMNSKLSSDFTHMEVKQAINQMAPRKAPGPDGMPPLFYQHYWNLIGDDISNTVLHYLNSASLPEHLNHTFITLIPKKKNPEFASEFRPISLCNVLYKIFSKVLANRLKKILPNIITENQSAFTKSRLISDNILVAFESLHSMQRHSGKEGYMAIKLDMSKAYDRVEWGYLESVMVKMGFTDHWIKLMMLCVKTVTYSILVNGEPKGMITPTRGIRQGDPLSPFLFLLCTEGLNGLLLQAAHQGHIKGYSICRNSPRLTHLLFADDSLLFCRATNEECQRVLDILDVYGKCSGQRINRSKTTIFFSKSTKVEFRDQIKLALGIPEIIQYEKYLGLPSLVGRNKKASFNYIKERVWKKLQGWKEKLLSQAGREILIKAVVQAIPTYTMSCFKLPVGLCSEIESLIRRFWWGQKGERRKIHWVRWDTLCLPKNEGGMGFKDLANFNDALLAKQAWRLLHNKDSLFYRVFKMKFFPNCSIWEAQDSSSGSHAWHSILKGRDVLLKGARWRVGNGENISIWNDAWLPSQEHPRVLSDIVPGFEDGRVSDLIDPSTRTWDANLVHGLLSSEAAALVLSIPLSRTPVEDKIIWPFTPSGNYTVNSGSKFLAKLNSMLVPAGNPQQQNEVWKLIWGLNVPNKVRNFMWRVCKEAIPAKHNLLKRKILNEDRCEQCGVESETAAHALWNCTNLDEIWDNTPGFEDRDQLGISNITELVKVTHERRMNTELMAMVMWTVWHRRNQLRVNSNVLPKAQVFQQAMQVLEMFQRSQQSLINHAANMRTQQHIQWRPPPDNCVKLNFDGAIFQELGKAGLGVVVHDSHGNAIASLSEQASLPFAPVIVEAMAAARAITFAQELGFNEFMLEGDSEAVINTLRSPEASLTTYGHLLESAKSTLVTSKCIAFSHIRRSGNRVAHNLAKHARHVRGLSAWVEDMPPHLYDVLFADPG; encoded by the coding sequence ATGAGTCTCTTAGtatggaactgtcgtgggcttgggaacctgcgTACAGGGAAGGAGCTTGAAGTTTTGATTCGGGCTAAAGATCCCTCCGTCGTGTTTTTAGCCGAAACATGGGCGGACGAAGCTAGGCTAAAAGAAGTCCAAAGGAATATCAAGTTTGATAATTTGTTTTACGTGGAAAGAAATCATAGAGGTGGTGGGGGTTTGGCTCTATACTGGAAGAATTCCACGGATGTACACGTAGATTCATTCTCCAAGTATCATATAGATTCAATTATCAACAAAGGCAATGATGAAGCATGGAGATTCACAGGTTTTTATGGAGAACCAGCAACTCACATGAGAATTGAAGCCTGGAATAAACTCCGACTACTCAACACGAAACACAACCTCCCTTGGCTATGCGCTGGAGACTTTAATGAAATCACCAGACACTCAGAAAAATTGGGGGGTAATAACAGAAGCCAAGCTCAGATGCAACTTTTCAGGGATGTCATAGATGAGTGTGGATTCCTTGATCTCGGGTATGTAGGCGATCAATTCACTTGGAGAAAGCATTTTGCAGATGGTCACTCACTGTGGGAAAGATTGGATCGAGGTCTGGCCAACCATGATTGGTTCATGAAATTCTCAGGTTCAAAAGTACATCACCTGCACTCAGACTCTTCAGATCACTTACCACTATGGATCACCTTGGATGGTTTAGATATTCCTACATTCTCTAAACCATTTAGGTTCGAAGAAATGTGGCTCTCAGACCGTGGGTGCTCAGAGATTGTAGAAGCGGTGTGGCTTTCTAGGGAAGATGGAGATGTGCAGGATCATGTCATTCGTAAAATAGACAAATGTGGTAAAGAATTAAGAGATTGGAACCGGAATTGCTTTGGCAATGTTAGAGTGGTGTTAAGTcgaaagagaaaggagttaaAAGATGCTGAAAAAATAGCCATGAGATCCGGAAATAATCAACAGGTCAGAGAATCGAAGAAGGAAATTGCTGAGTTGGTTGATAAGGAAAATAGACTCTGGTTCCAGAGATCCAAAGTCTTGTGGGCAAAATTTGGAGATAGAAACTCAAAGTTCTTTCACAGCCAAGCTTCacaaaggaagaggaaaaatcTAATCCGGAAGCTTAAGGACTCCAATGGCCATGTGTTTGAGGAAAATGAGGGGATAGCGGAATGTCTAGTGCAATACTACCAGAATCTCCTCAGTTCAGAAAACCAGCAAATTTGTGACTCAGCTACAGACTCAATTCAGACAGTGATTACTGAGGAAATGAACTCCAAGCTCTCCTCTGATTTCACTCATATGGAGGTAAAGCAAGCCATTAACCAAATGGCCCCACGTAAGGCCCCTGGGCCGGACGGTATGCCTCCTCTCTTTTATCAACACTACTGGAATTTAATTGGTGATGATATATCTAACACTGTGTTGCATTACCTTAATTCTGCCTCTCTACCTGAACACCTCAATCACACCTTTATCACACTcattccaaaaaagaagaatccTGAATTTGCATCTGAATTTAGACCCATAAGCTTGTGCAAtgttttgtataaaattttctctaaagtTCTAGCTAATAGACTTAAGAAAATTTTGCCTAATATTATCACTGAGAATCAAAGTGCTTTCACTAAGAGTCGCCTTATTTCTGACAATATTCTTGTAGCTTTTGAGTCTTTACACAGTATGCAGAGACACTCAGGGAAGGAAGGTTACATGGCCATTAAGCTGGACATGAGCAAAGCATATGATAGAGTGGAGTGGGGGTACTTAGAATCTGTCATGGTGAAAATGGGGTTCACAGATCACTGGATCAAACTCATGATGTTATGTGTCAAGACGGTGACCTATTCAATACTGGTGAATGGGGAACCTAAAGGCATGATCACACCAACAAGAGGCATCAGACAGGGCGACCCCTTATCCCCCTTTCTATTCTTACTCTGTACTGAAGGTCTCAATGGGCTTCTTCTCCAAGCAGCTCACCAAGGACATATTAAGGGTTACTCTATTTGTAGAAATAGTCCACGTCTAACCCACCTtttgtttgcagatgatagcttgCTGTTTTGCAGGGCCACCAACGAGGAGTgccaaagagttttggataTTCTGGATGTATATGGGAAATGCTCAGGTCAACGAATTAACCGTAGCAAGACGACAATCTTTTTTAGTAAATCTACGAAGGTTGAGTTTAGAGATCAAATTAAATTGGCATTAGGAATTCCTGAAATCATTCAGTATGAGAAATACTTGGGGTTACCTTCGCTGGTGGGTAGAAACAAAAAAGCAAGCTTCAATTATATAAAGGAAAGGGTATGGAAAAAACTgcaagggtggaaggagaaaCTTCTTTCACAAGCTGGAAGGGAGATTCTTATAAAGGCCGTTGTTCAGGCTATTCCAACCTACACCATGAGCTGCTTCAAACTCCCAGTTGGACTTTGTTCTGAAATTGAAAGCTTAATAAGAaggttttggtgggggcagaaAGGAGAACGGAGAAAAATCCATTGGGTGAGATGGGACACACTTTGTCTTCCAAAAAATGAAGGCGGAATGGGTTTCAAGGATCTAGCTAATTTCAACGATGCTCTCTTGGCCAAACAGGCTTGGAGATTACTTCATAATAAggattctctattctatagagtcTTTAAAATGAAGTTCTTTCCAAACTGTAGTATATGGGAAGCTCAAGACTCTAGCTCTGGCTCACATGCTTGGCATAGCATATTAAAAGGAAGAGATGTCCTACTGAAGGGCGCAAGATGGAGGGTTGGGAATGGAGAAAATATTAGTATTTGGAATGACGCTTGGTTACCATCACAGGAGCACCCAAGGGTCCTTTCAGACATTGTTCCAGGTTTTGAAGATGGAAGAGTTTCTGATCTCATTGATCCGAGTACAAGAACTTGGGATGCAAATTTAGTGCATGGCTTATTGTCATCTGAAGCAGCTGCACTGGTTCTCAGCATCCCACTGAGCCGTACCCCAGTGGAGGACAAAATCATTTGGCCCTTCACCCCCTCAGGTAACTATACGGTAAACTCGGGTTCCAAGTTCCTAGCCAAACTAAACTCTATGTTGGTTCCTGCAGGTAATCCGCAGCAGCAAAATGAGGTTTGGAAGCTGATTTGGGGGCTTAATGTTCCAAATAAAGTACGAAATTTCATGTGGCGGGTTTGCAAAGAAGCCATTCCAGCAAAGCACAATCTATTGAAGAGGAAGATCCTAAATGAAGATAGATGTGAACAATGTGGAGTGGAGTCCGAAACAGCTGCCCATGCACTTTGGAATTGTACCAATCTGGACGAAATTTGGGATAACACTCCAGGTTTTGAAGACCGTGACCAACTGGGCATCTCAAACATCACGGAACTAGTCAAGGTGACGCATGAAAGAAGGATGAACACGGAGCTCATGGCTATGGTGATGTGGACGGTATGGCACAGACGGAACCAACTCCGAGTAAACTCCAACGTCCTTCCCAAAGCCCAGGTTTTTCAACAAGCAATGCAGGTCCTTGAAATGTTCCAAAGGAGCCAACAATCCCTCATCAATCATGCAGCGAACATGAGAACTCAACAGCATATTCAGTGGCGTCCTCCTCCGGATAATTGTGTAAAATTGAATTTCGACGGTGCCATTTTTCAGGAGTTGGGCAAAGCTGGTTTGGGTGTGGTTGTCCATGACTCTCATGGAAACGCCATTGCCTCACTGTCTGAACAAGCCTCACTTCCATTTGCACCAGTCATTGTGGAAGCCATGGCTGCTGCTAGAGCGATTACTTTCGCACAAGAACTTGGTTTTAATGAGTTTATGCTTGAAGGAGATTCAGAAGCAGTAATAAACACCCTTCGTAGCCCAGAAGCGTCATTGACAACTTATGGTCATCTTCTTGAATCTGCAAAATCCACTCTAGTTACCAGCAAATGTATTGCTTTTTCCCATATTCGTAGAAGTGGTAATAGAGTAGCACACAACCTAGCTAAACATGCTAGACATGTTAGAGGTTTGTCGGCGTGGGTGGAGGACATGCCACCACACCTCTATGATGTACTTTTTGCTGATCCCGgttga
- the LOC126696970 gene encoding (+)-neomenthol dehydrogenase-like: MAEATKRYAVVTGGNKGIGFETCRQLALNGVTVVLTSRDEKRGLEAVDKLKESGLSDLVLFHQLDVTDPASIASLADFIKATFGKLDILVNNAGILGATGDADTIRTSAFNEEGEITWNTMVTQTYELTEECLETNYYGAKRMVEALNTLLQLSRSPTIVNVSSFMGKLKEIPNEWAQGVLTDAESLTEEKLDEVLSEFLKDFKEGSLEAKGWPAYTSAYIVSKAVLNAYTRILAKKYPSFCINCLCPGYVNTDINFHLGPLTAEESAKRVLRLALLPSGGPSGLFFAKNEVTPF; this comes from the exons ATGGCAGAAGCAACAAAGAG GTATGCAGTAGTTACAGGGGGAAACAAGGGGATTGGGTTTGAAACATGTAGGCAGCTGGCTTTAAATGGGGTCACAGTGGTGTTAACATCAAGAGATGAGAAAAGGGGTCTTGAAGCTGTTGACAAGCTCAAAGAGTCTGGCCTCTCTGACCTCGTGCTTTTTCATCAGCTTGATGTCACTGACCCTGCTAGTATTGCTTCCCTAGCAGATTTCATCAAAGCCACTTTTGGAAAACTTGATATCTTG GTGAATAATGCAGGGATTCTTGGAGCCACTGGAGATGCTGATACTATAAGGACTTCAGCTTTTAAT GAAGAAGGAGAAATCACTTGGAATACAATGGTGACTCAAACGTACGAGTTAACTGAAGAATGTCTGGAAACAAACTATTATGGTGCCAAAAGAATGGTTGAAGCACTTAATACCCTCCTCCAATTATCTCGTTCACCAACGATTGTCAATGTTTCATCCTTCATGGGGAAGCTAAAG GAGATACCAAATGAATGGGCTCAAGGAGTGTTAACTGATGCTGAAAGCCTTACAGAAGAAAAATTGGATGAGGTATTAAGTGAGTTTCTAAAAGATTTTAAGGAGGGTTCCTTGGAAGCAAAAGGTTGGCCTGCTTATACATCTGCTTATATAGTCTCCAAAGCAGTTTTGAATGCCTACACAAGGATTCTGGCCAAGAAATACCCATCTTTCTGCATAAATTGTCTTTGCCCTGGCTATGTCAATACAGACATAAACTTCCACCTTGGCCCCTTAACAGCTGAAGAGAGTGCTAAAAGAGTTCTAAGGTTAGCACTGCTTCCAAGTGGAGGTCCTTCTGGCCTCTTCTTCGCCAAGAATGAAGTGACACCTTTTTAA